Part of the Coriobacteriia bacterium genome, ACAAGGAACGGACCTTCCTCGGCTGGGCGCGCAACAACGAGAGCACGTACTTATGGCTCAATCGTTCTGCTCAACCCGAGGCTGCCATGGCGCGCGCGAGGATAGAGCGCTTGTACGCGGACTTCCCGGACTCCTCGGGCCGGCTTCTGCGCAGTTTGCGCCATCCCGACGGTCGTCATGCTGGCGCCGCCTATCGAGGTGCGCTGGCATCGCTACTTATGCACCACAAACTCGTCGATCTCGGCTTCTCCGTCACAACTGACGAGGACACTCACGGGGATAACGCGCGGCCGGATCTGATTGCCGTACGTCAAGACGTCGGCCGGATCGTCGTCGAAGTGACCGTTCTCGGCAGCAAGCAGGCGTTCGACGATCATGATTGGCGCACAGGCAGACTTGTCGACGCGATCAACGACAAGCTGACTTCGCCCTGCTACACGCTCGCCGTGCACGTCCACGGCGAACTGCCTGACGAGTTCGACGCATCGCCTGTCGTCGAGGCCATCGGGGACGAGCTTGTGTCGCTTGGCGACCCTGGCCCTGATGCTTCGTCGGCCGGGCCATGGCCAAACCTCAATGTGCGTTTGCACAACGCAGAGGTCGACATCGACTTCATCGCGCTCTCTCCGGCGAGGCGTTCGGAGGTCGAGGAATCCGGGCATCGCATCATCGACATCTATCCCGGCGGCGGGGGCTGCCCGAACACTGAGGGCCGTCTGCGCCGGAAGCTGCATGAGAAACACCCAAGGCGATACCCCGCCCAAGTAGTCACCGGCGATACGCCGTATGTGGTCGCAATCGGACTGTGCGACGTTTTCGCGAGTTCACGAGCCTGCCGCGACTCGCTCTGGGGGGATGAGGCAATCGCACTGCACTTGGACCAGCCCGATAGGGCAACCCCGTTCCGCAAGAACAACGGCTTCTTCGGGGTCGGGCCGAACGGTCCCAAAAACGCAGACGTGAGCGGAGTCTTCTTCATGCACCGCTTCAGTGCAGAAATCTGGCATAAGGGCACTCTGTCGTTCGAGTACTTCGAGAACCCCTACGCCAGCTGTGCTCTTCGGCCTGAGGTCCTGGCGCCCGATCGGGTCTTTGGGGTTGTCGCAAGCAGCGATGACCGACTCGAACTCGGCTGGCTGGATGAAGCGAAGGGTGACTCCTAGATACCCAAGCGGTCTCCCGTTGGCTAGAGCACTCGTGCCTGCTGATCCAATGGTTGGAATGCCCGCCCAATGCCCCAGTTGGTTAGACCGCGGCCTTCACAAACGCCTCGAGTGGCGACAAGTCATGCTCCCAGAAGATTGCCACGCTGTGCTGGTCCTGCGCTTCGCGCAGATTCTTGAGCTTGAGTCTACGGCTTACCGTTCTCGATTCTCCCCCGGAGCGAATCGTGCTTCTCCTCTAGGTGGGCGTAGAACGCCTGCAGGTTCTCCTCAGAGTGCCCGAGGCGTTCAATCACCTCCCAAGGAATGGCGTCGGCGAGCCACCGCTCCCATAGCTCAACGAACTGCACGAGCTGTTGGTAGAAGCCGCGCGTGTCCAAGTCAGCAAGCCAGTAGTTGTCCCGGAAGAGACTCACCATCCGCCGATAGGCAGGAAGCAACTCCCGTTCAAGCTGCGTGTTGTCGTATTCAATCAGCTTCTTGAACTCGGGCTCCCGCTCTGCCGAAAACTGCTCAGGGGCGCGGACACCGTTCCTACGTGTCTCCTTCGCTAGCCCCCGCCACGCTGCGTCTGCCGCAGTTTGGATCTGGACTCGCAGTTCGCCGCGCATCTGAATTTCGTTGCGGAGACCCAGCATTGGCGAGTAGAAGTCTCTAAGCTGTCGTTCAAGGAACGCGAGGCATCGGTGAGAGCGTTCGCGACAACCCGTCAGCCAGGCGCCAATCAAGACGCCGACGAGTCCTGCAACAGCCGGCACGGCAATCGAAACTGCCCACTGAATGAGCGTGATCTGCTGCTGTACCTCTTGCGCCACAAGTGCCACGGCAGCCTCCCGGTACATCTAACTCTTGGCGGATGAGCAACGCGACAAAGCCGCGTCTGTTTCTATCCGTTCGTTTGACCTGCCGTTACTGGTGCGCACGCCCGAAACCACGCTGCTCCAGCCACGCCTCATCCTCAGCACGCTCGTCCTCGCGTCGCGCTACCTCCTCAGTCCATTCCGCGGGTATGTAGTCTGCGCGCCGGCGGGGTAGATCCTGCTTCAGTAGCCATTGGCTGTTGTCAGCCACCCGCTGCCGACGGACTGCGGCTTCGGGAACGTCCCTGGTGTGCGCCCTGGGTGCACGATGCGGCTTTCTCGACTCCAAGAGCAGCTTGGCGTCGTTGGAGACGGTCAGCAACGCTCGGGGATCCGGCGGATGAGCTAATCGTGGTTGGTTTATCAACCCCAGAGCCTGCAGCGACGTAACAGAGTGCAAGAGTTCGTCTCCCTCAAGTCGGCCGACAAGCGCCTCCTGCACATGTTGATAACTCACCTGGTAACCGATGATGCTGCGCACAATGAGCCTCTGGTCGTCGTCGACCCGGATTTCGAGTTGCTTGCGCCTCGCGAATCGCTTGAGGCTGTTGACCCAACGCGATCCGTCGTGCCCGATGCTGGTCAAGATTCGATCCAACAACGGGACCAGTAGCTTACCTGCGACCCAGACAATGAATGTATCGAAGACGCCCACGGCTGACCTCGTCGACGGAGCGGAAGACCACATCTCAGTCTGCCACGCATGGGGTCGGCCTGCTATGTCGAACAATGTTTCTGCAGCCTGCGTAGTCTGCCGACTCAGCTCTCCGCTTTCTGCGTAACACGATACGCCTCGGGCGTTCCCGCTTGTAGACCCCCAGAAACCCCGAAAGGGCATTTCGTCATCCATGGTGCCCGATACGGACCTGTACTGCCGACACGGGGTTTTCAGTCTGATCTCGTCTTCTCCCCGTCGCGGAGCTCCCCGCCCTAGATCCCCAGCGCCCAAGCCCAAGCTGGCACGACATGGATGACGCCGTCGGCCACGGTGAGGTCCTCGGCATCGTGCATCGTGACGATGGTCGATTCGCGAAGCCCGGTCTCGCCCATCGCCTCCTCCAGCGCGCGCACCTCGCGCTCCCGGGTATCGGCCCGCGAGAGATCCGCGCATACCTGCACGAGTCGCGTCGCCTGACCGGTTTCGGGATCGCCGACGATGAAGTCGACTTGGTGGCTCGCGGCGGTGGAGTAGTAGGAGATGGCCCCGTCGCGGGTCCCGTGCAGACGCCGGCGCAGTTCGAGATAGACGGCGTCTCGCCTCGCGAACCCGAAGCGACCGGTCGAAGACCGGGACGGTGGGCGTTCTATCGCGTCCATGGGTTTCCTCTCACCAAGGACACATGAACAACGATATGTCCTTCCCGCAAGGACACCATTGGTGAATGCGTCTCTCGGAGAGGGGAACTAGGGGCAGTGACCAGCAGCGTCAGGTCGAGCGATCGGGACATCCTGCCGTTGCCGTCGCGGAACGGGTGGACGCGCGGGCTACCTTCTGTCGATCTCCTTCATCCGCTCCATGACGAATCCGGCGATCTCCTCGGCGGCTTGCTTTGCCTCGTCGTACTCCTCACGGGAGATCTCACCCCAGTCGCCCGGATACCGGATCTCGACGGCGAACGGAGCGAGCGTCTCTGCAGCATCGGCGAGTGAGTCGAAGTCCACGTCGACGGTTGCCGCAAGGCTGAGGAGCTTGTCCAGCTGGTGGGTCTTCTTGAAGGCGGTCGACTTGTATGCCAAGTAGGCTTTCAGGGTCTTCTCTGCCGCCTGCTGATGATGGAACGCTGCTGCGTCCAAGTAGCTGGGGTCACAGCCTTCTTCATCGTCGCCCGGCTCGAGACGCTCCGCGGCCTTGCGGTCCATCGAAGCCTTGGCGAGCCAGCAATCGACGAGCTCACGCAGGGCCTCATCCATACAGCAACCGGCCCTCGGTCGCCACCTCGTGCTCGAGCGAGGTTTCGAGCCCTTTCATTCGCTCGAAGCGCTCCACGGTCGTGACGATGACGTCCTTCGAGATGCCCAGCCCGCGGAGCGCCCGATAGGCGCGCCGGATCCTCGGGAGCGGCCGCTCTTGGCGCGACGGCATGACCACGAAGAAGTCGTAGTCGCTGTCGGGCGAGGCGTCTCCACGAGCTCGTGAGCCGAAGAGATAGACGCTGGTAGGACTCAGCTCGACAACGAGGCGGTGTGTCGCCTCTTCGAGGACTGCGTCGTCATGACTCGTGTCCAATTCGACCCCTTGGCTTGCCTGCCTCCTACAGTATATCCGCAATCATCGCTACGAGCGGAGCGGCACGGACGCGCAAGAAGGGCCGGACCTCTCGGCCCGACCCTTCGTCATCGCTATGGTGGCCAGAGACGGACTTGAACCGCCGACACGGGGATTTTCAGTCCCCTGCTCTACCAACTGAGCTACCTGGCCGTGGTGATGGGTAATGGTACCCGCGGCCGCTCGCGAGGGTCAAGCCGTTGTCTCTCTGCGTGACGTGGTATACACTCGGTATACACGATATCGGGGAGCCATCCATGAAGGTCAAGGCGCGCAAGGTAGGCAACAGCCTCACGATCACGATCCCGCGGGATGTCGTCATGGAGATGGACATCTCCGAGGACACGGACATGAACGTCTTCGTCCGTGAAGGCGCGGTCGTGATGGAGCCGGTGACGTCCCGGTGGGACCGCCTCATCACCCGCGTCCGCGCACAGGCCGCTGAGCGTGGGCTCACGGAAGCCGACGTCACCGAAGCCGTGGCCGACCTGCGCGGGCGGGACGACGACACGTCGCGATGACGCGGCTCAGGGTCCTCTTCGACACCAACGTGCTGATCTCCGCCGTCCTGTTCGGCGGAGTGCCCGGGGAGATCGTCGACGCCGCGCGTGACGGCGCGATCGATGGCGTAGTGTCGCTCCACATCCTCGGCGAGCTGCGTGAGGTCCTGACGCGCGAGCGGTTCGGCGTCGACGAAGTCATCGCCGACGCCCTCGTCGAGGAGATCGCCGAGTCCTTCGAGGTCACTATGGTGGAACGAGCCTCAGCCGGCTGGAGCGCGGACCCGGACGACGACCCCGTGGTGGAGGCGGCCCTACTCTCGGGCGTCTCGCACGTCGTCACCGGAGACCGGCACCTGCTGGCCCTCGTCGTCCGCGATGTGCTCTTCGTGACGCCCGGTGAGATGCTCGCACTTCTGCGCTAGGGCTACCCGCCCACGCGCTGCGAACCGCGCGCGGCCATCCCCCACACGAAGACGAACGCCCACAGCGCCCACGGCGCGAGCACCCACCGCGCGACGGTCGCGCTCAGGGCCGCGTCGGCCTTCTTGAGCGCCCAGGTACCGAACACGGCGGCGGCGAGCATCCCGGCCATCGCGAGCAGCGCGATCACCGTGTGCAGGCTCTTCTCGAACCCGCCGATCTGAAGCGCCATCATCGTCGTGGCCAGCACGTCGAAGAAGAAGCCGACCCACAGCAGGATCGCGTGCTTGCGCGCGACCCCCTTCGCGCGGAAGGCCCCCCACGCGCCCATCGAGTAGAGCACGAGCGCCACGACCACGGACAAGACGCCTACCAGGATGTTGACGGGCATTCGATCCCCCTTCGTCGACCTGACTCACCGGACCGTCGATGACACTGTACGTCAGTAAGACGCCATGTTCACGCACTCGAGCATCGCCTCGACCACCTTCGCCGCTCCGCCGACGAAGACACCCTCGCGCAGGTCCTCCTCCGCGATGCCGCGCTCGAGCATGCACGGCGAGCACACCATCACCGAGCAGCCGGCCTCGATGATCCCGGCGAGCATCGGCTCGAGCGGCTGAAGGCCCTTTGCCGCGATACGCTCGGCGAAGCCCTTCACGCCGAGCCGCACTCCCTCGCCCTGCAGGATGACGAGCGGCTCGACGTCCATCGCGAGCGCCATCGTCGCGATCATGAACGGCAGCGTCGCTTTCTCCGGATCGTCCTCCGCCTTCGTCACGATGAAACCGATCCTGCGCTTCTCCGTCATAGTCCCTCCTTCTCGCCACCGAGTCCCCTTCGGACCATGAACTCCACCAGGGGCGCCATGTTCGTCGGCACGAACCGCGTGCCGGGATGCATCGACGGCCAGACGCGGAAGACCTCGTCGACGAACCCCTGACCCACCTCATCCACACCCGAGAAATCGACCTCGACCTCGGTGAAGCGCTCGAGCCCTTCGAGCAGGCGCCGCGCCTCGCTGCGGGAGACGAACCCCGGCCCGGTCGCGAACAGCTTCACGACGGGGCGGGTCTTGTTGAAGACGAAGCCCTCCGAGAACCGCGCGAACACGTCGGAGAGGGCGCGGATCGTCTCGGGATCCACGACGCACACGACACGCGTCCCGCGCGAGCGAGGCACGCCGCCCACCGACTGGTCGCCGATGCGATTATCCACCGTCCAGCGAATCCCGTCCGATGAGAGCTGGAAGACGTCGACCGCCTTCGATGTGAAGAAGATGCCTTCGCCGGTGTGGTTGACGGGATCGGTGGTGCGCTTGCCCTTCGTCAGCTCCTGGATCGCCGCAAGGTCGTCGGGCAGGCCAAGGCCTTCGCGCAAGCGGGCGAAGACACCGATCCCGTCGTCGGCGACCTCGAAAGCGAACGCGTCCGGCGTCTTCCACCACCGGACGGTCGCGGTGGCCGCCCCGGAGTGGTCGATGGCGTTGTTGAGCATCTCGTCGAAGGCGTACTGGAGGACTCGTCCCGCCGACGTCGTCGTGTCGAGACCGAGATCGCGCGCTACGTCCTGCCACACCAGGTGTTCCTCGAGTCCCGCCAGCGCGACGGTCCGCTCCCAGAGCGGCGCACCGAACCTCGCCACAGCGTCCGCCGCCTGACGGGAGGCGCGACCCGCTAGCGCCCGTTCGGCCTCGGCGAGGTCGAAGACCCGATGGCCGCCCGGGGTGCGTTCGAGGGGAATGACCCCGGCATCGGCGAGTTGGCGCACGCGGCTGACCGAAAGGCCGAGCCGCCGAGCCACGACACCGATGCGAACGGTATTTTCGGAGCGTGACACGTCGCGCACCTCCCCGGAGAGTAATCTACAATGCGCTATAGATTATGGCACCTGGATTCTCCGAAATCTACACCGTGTGTATCCCGTGTGTATGTTCGTCCACTCCCGCGTGGCCACGCACTGCTCTACAATCGTGGAGGAGCCGACGACGGAGGGTGGCGACATGGAGGAACCGAGCGGCGCTGAAGAGGCGCTCGAGCGGTCGCGGCGAGAGACGCGCGCCGCGTTCGAGAACCGCGCGCTCATGTACTTCTACCTCTACGACGAGCTCACCGGGACGCTCGGGGCGCAGCGCGCCGCCGAGGTGATGAAGAAAGCGATACACCGGCGGGGCCTCCAGGTGGGCGCCAAATACCGGCCGGCGGCCGAGGCGGGCGACCTCGACGAGGTCGGGCGCATCTTCTGCGAGGACTCGGCGTGCGCCGGCGAGCTCTTCCGCCCGGGCGTCGAAGTCCGCGACGAGGAGAGCGTCGTGCTCAGCATGCGCGCGTGCCCTCTCGTCGACGCATGGCGGCGGCTGAGGCTCTCCCCCGACGAGATCGACACGCTGTGCTCCATCGCGGCCGCCGTCGACGAGGGCACGTTCGAGGGAGCGGGACTGCGCCTGGAGTTCCTCGACAGGATCGGGAAGCCCGGCTCGGAGCGCTGCCTGCTCGAGCTCCGGCTCCCGGGGTAGGATAGGGATACCGGCACTTAGAAGCGGAAGGGGTCCGCCATGGCACAGGAACGGCAGCGCTACGCGCTCCAGACCATCTTCTCCTTCTTCCTGGGGATAATGGTCACCGCGTTCATCGGGGTCGGGGTCAACACGTTCTATCCGGCCCCCGATCAGACGTACCAGGAGGAACTTCAGAACCTGAACCGCAAGCAGGAAGACATCGACGCGCTTCGCTCCGGCAAGGAGGGCACTCTCACGCCCGCGGAGCAGAAGCAGTTACAGCAGATCCGCGACGACATCCGCAAGGTCGAGGACAAGCGCAACGCGCAGCAGAAGGTGTGGGCGCGCAACACGAGCATCATCGTCATCCTCTTCGCGACGATCGTGATGGCGCTGTCGCTGATACGCAGCGAGCAACTCAAGGTGATATCGAACGGGTTGCTGCTCGGAGGCGTCTTCACGATGGTCTACGGCACCGGATGGGTCATCTTCAGCGGCGAGTCGACGAGCCGCTTCTTCGTGATGGTCTTCGCTCTCGCCGTGACCGTCGGACTCGGCTACGTGAAGTTCGTGCGCGGCCGGCAGCCGCAAGTGGTGCCGGCGGGCGCGGCGTTCGCGCTCGACGACGCGGCGATGGCTGGGCTGGCGGCGCGACTCGATTCGCTCGAGGCTCGCGCGGCCGCGGCGGCCGCGGCGCTAGGCGCGGGACCGGACACCGAGTAGCCGATCGCGCCGCTAGTGCACGATGACGACGGGCGTCCCGATGGAGACCAGCGGGAAGAGTTCCTCGACGTCGTGGCGGAGCATCCGCATGCAGCCGTGACTCGCCGCGTGGCCGATGGAGCTCACCTTCGACGTGCCGTGGATGCGGATCCCCGAGATGCTCAGGTAGATCGCGCGCGTACCGAGCGGGTTGCGCGGACCCGGCGCGATGTAGCGCGGCATGTTCGACGCCCATCCGCTTCCAGGGTTCCCCCACGACGGGTTGGCGCGCTTCGCGACGACGCGGAACGAGCCCGTCGGCGTCGGGTACCGCGGCATGCCGATCGCGCACCGGTAGGTGCGCTCGACGGCCGTGCCGCGATAGAGGCGGATGCGCCGCTCGGAGAGATCGACGAGGATCGCACGCCCGAGACCCGCCTCGGTCACGCGAGGGCGGACACGAGCGACGGGGACGACGACCGTCGGCTGGACGCCGCCGGTCGCGGTCGAAGCGCGCAGCGCGCGGGTGATGGAGGCGGCGCCGGTGCGGCGATCGGTGCGCCGTCCCTCGGCCGAGCGCGTGAAGAGGAAGCGGGATCCGCGCAACACGCGAGCGGCGTTGCGCGCGGTGCGGTCGACGCGGGCGGCGACGGTGGCGAGCCACGCGTTGACGCGCGTCGCGCTCACCGTGTAGCGCGGCGAGAGATCGAAGGCTTCGCTCGTCTCTCTCGAAGCGTACGCGTCCGCGAGCATCGCCTCGACGTCCACGCTGACCGCGGTCGCCGCGTCGAAGGTGAAGGCGACGCCGTTCGCGCGCACCGACAGCGGCGGCAGGACAGGCATCACCACAGCGGAGGCGATCGCCGAGCGAGCATCCGCCTCGGTCATCCCGAGGAGGTGGACGCCGCCCACGATCGCGTCGTTGGGGACCGGCCCGCGGTCCGTCGCGGAGGTGGTCGCGAGCGCGGGCACGGCGCCGAAGGCGAGCGCCACGACCGTGGCGAGCGCGACGAACGCGTGGGAGATGTGGCGTGCCTTCACTTGCGGCCTCCGGTGACGCGAGGGAGAACGGGCTTCACCGGAGCAGTATACGGACGTAGGGCTATCGCGGAAAGGACTGCTGGTCGCGGCGCTCTCGGAGCATGCGTTCGAGAGCCGTGACGAAGCGCTCGCGGTCCTCGTCGTCGAAGGGGGACGGCCCGCCGGTGCGCCCTCCCGCGCGCCGGTGGCGCTGCTCCGCGTGACGGACGGCGAGCTCGGCGTCGATGGTCGCGACGTGGAAGACGCGGCCGCGCACGCTCAGCGCGCCCGCCCCGCGCCCGAGCGCCATCGCGGCGAGGCCGATGTCCTGCGTCACGACGACGTCGTCGGGGGCCAGGCGCTCGACCACGGCGAAGTCGGCCGCATCACGGCCCCCCGACACCTGGACCGCCTCGACGCCCGGCCGACTCG contains:
- a CDS encoding DsrE family protein, whose protein sequence is MTEKRRIGFIVTKAEDDPEKATLPFMIATMALAMDVEPLVILQGEGVRLGVKGFAERIAAKGLQPLEPMLAGIIEAGCSVMVCSPCMLERGIAEEDLREGVFVGGAAKVVEAMLECVNMASY
- a CDS encoding L-2-amino-thiazoline-4-carboxylic acid hydrolase; translation: MFVHSRVATHCSTIVEEPTTEGGDMEEPSGAEEALERSRRETRAAFENRALMYFYLYDELTGTLGAQRAAEVMKKAIHRRGLQVGAKYRPAAEAGDLDEVGRIFCEDSACAGELFRPGVEVRDEESVVLSMRACPLVDAWRRLRLSPDEIDTLCSIAAAVDEGTFEGAGLRLEFLDRIGKPGSERCLLELRLPG
- a CDS encoding AbrB/MazE/SpoVT family DNA-binding domain-containing protein; this encodes MKVKARKVGNSLTITIPRDVVMEMDISEDTDMNVFVREGAVVMEPVTSRWDRLITRVRAQAAERGLTEADVTEAVADLRGRDDDTSR
- a CDS encoding DUF4325 domain-containing protein — encoded protein: MSRSENTVRIGVVARRLGLSVSRVRQLADAGVIPLERTPGGHRVFDLAEAERALAGRASRQAADAVARFGAPLWERTVALAGLEEHLVWQDVARDLGLDTTTSAGRVLQYAFDEMLNNAIDHSGAATATVRWWKTPDAFAFEVADDGIGVFARLREGLGLPDDLAAIQELTKGKRTTDPVNHTGEGIFFTSKAVDVFQLSSDGIRWTVDNRIGDQSVGGVPRSRGTRVVCVVDPETIRALSDVFARFSEGFVFNKTRPVVKLFATGPGFVSRSEARRLLEGLERFTEVEVDFSGVDEVGQGFVDEVFRVWPSMHPGTRFVPTNMAPLVEFMVRRGLGGEKEGL
- a CDS encoding nucleotidyltransferase domain-containing protein, with amino-acid sequence MDTSHDDAVLEEATHRLVVELSPTSVYLFGSRARGDASPDSDYDFFVVMPSRQERPLPRIRRAYRALRGLGISKDVIVTTVERFERMKGLETSLEHEVATEGRLLYG
- a CDS encoding HEPN domain-containing protein, producing MDEALRELVDCWLAKASMDRKAAERLEPGDDEEGCDPSYLDAAAFHHQQAAEKTLKAYLAYKSTAFKKTHQLDKLLSLAATVDVDFDSLADAAETLAPFAVEIRYPGDWGEISREEYDEAKQAAEEIAGFVMERMKEIDRR
- a CDS encoding YaiI/YqxD family protein, coding for MSTSTTRLFIDADACPVTREAISVARPLGVDVVLVANATQNLSRYASRPGVEAVQVSGGRDAADFAVVERLAPDDVVVTQDIGLAAMALGRGAGALSVRGRVFHVATIDAELAVRHAEQRHRRAGGRTGGPSPFDDEDRERFVTALERMLRERRDQQSFPR
- a CDS encoding L,D-transpeptidase family protein, with protein sequence MKARHISHAFVALATVVALAFGAVPALATTSATDRGPVPNDAIVGGVHLLGMTEADARSAIASAVVMPVLPPLSVRANGVAFTFDAATAVSVDVEAMLADAYASRETSEAFDLSPRYTVSATRVNAWLATVAARVDRTARNAARVLRGSRFLFTRSAEGRRTDRRTGAASITRALRASTATGGVQPTVVVPVARVRPRVTEAGLGRAILVDLSERRIRLYRGTAVERTYRCAIGMPRYPTPTGSFRVVAKRANPSWGNPGSGWASNMPRYIAPGPRNPLGTRAIYLSISGIRIHGTSKVSSIGHAASHGCMRMLRHDVEELFPLVSIGTPVVIVH
- a CDS encoding putative toxin-antitoxin system toxin component, PIN family — encoded protein: MTRLRVLFDTNVLISAVLFGGVPGEIVDAARDGAIDGVVSLHILGELREVLTRERFGVDEVIADALVEEIAESFEVTMVERASAGWSADPDDDPVVEAALLSGVSHVVTGDRHLLALVVRDVLFVTPGEMLALLR